Within the Eucalyptus grandis isolate ANBG69807.140 chromosome 1, ASM1654582v1, whole genome shotgun sequence genome, the region TTTGGTCTCTTTGAGCCTAAAGGATCATTTGGATTGCGTTATGTATCTGCGGAAATGCTTAAAGAGGACGCTAGTTTCGTGGGTCTTTCTTGCATCAAATTGTCCCTCGAGTCTTATCAACAAGGACTATATACTGTGCGCTATGCGCTTTGGTATTGAGTCGTTCTAGCCTTGGTAGAACTACTCATAGGAAGCACTGACATAAATGCAAGAAAGAGGTCTCCTGCTATGTTGTCAACCATTACCAATTTCATAAACTTGGATAGTATTATACATGTTCCTTGAAGAGAATTTTAGCATCTTGGAACCCAAGAAGTAAAAGAGATTAGATGCACGAACATAGATATAATGGTTATTGCCACAAAAGTTGTCTTAGTTGTCCATGCAGTCAATTTGATTATCTGCCCTGGGGCAATGCAGAACACGAAATACTTTAGCCCTGTTGAACATGTTGGCCTTTTTCTGCGTTGTAGATCTAGAACTAAGCTGGTATATTCTGGAGTTATGATATATCATATCTCATCATACGCTCTGTATGAACAATAAGTTCTGGCATTGACCACGAAAGAAATGGGAAACAACTGAATTTTAAAGGAAAGGGAAAACTGTCCATCTGCATCCACTCTTGAATAGTTGCTCCAGCAATAGAAAGAGATGCTTCTGCAGAAAAAAACTGAAGATCAGTGGGTAGTCTAAACTTATAAATGAGACAAAAGTGCATGGCCAAATCTCTGTCGATGAGAAGTTTAGTGGAAATGGCTGTCACAGCCATCTTTGCCCGCCTGCTGCAGCCATCAGAAAGCTTTAGTACACGAAAACACCACGTCTCTtgcaatttaaaatattttctccaagaaTCTTGCATCGGCAGTAGATCTCTGGAGACTCAAATGAGCATTTGACCTTTCCCATCTTAAAATTTCACTCTTTATTTTTTGCCGTATGAATGTGCAGAAACCATTCTTTTAGCCCTGAAAGCCCAGTGGCAGAACACACCATCCAGCTGGGGCAAGTCCAATGATCCTTGTGGACACCTCTGGGATGGAGTCACCTGTGATGGTAATTCAAGAGTGACCCAACTGTGAGTGCTCTCTACTTGTTCTGGGTGCTCATTCTTGTTCTCAGTTCCTAGAATTTTCTGTCCTTCTCCTTGAATATCAATAATGCCATTTTAGCAGCCATTGACTGTGAAACTTTCTTTCTGGTTTCAATTTGACAGGGGGTTATCTGGCATGGATATCAAAGGGCCGCTGCCATCCGACATAGGGGGGCTCACAGAACTCACTTCCTTGTGTGTTTCTCATCTTTCGATCTTCTGTCATGATCAAATTCTAATTCTTAGATGTTTATTAAGAATTCCATAGATGAAGTACAAAGATGTCGTTTTTTGTGTTCAATCATATATGAATGAGTCTACTTATTTGTCTCATTTCACCTTTGAAATGCAGGGATCTTTCCTTAAACAGCGGTCTCACCGGACCGATCCCTTTGCAGTTGGGAAGTCTACAGAAGTTGACTATCTTGTAATACCCTTTTTTACTGCATTCATTGCTAAGACACCTTATGTTTCCCTTTTTTCTCATGTATGAACCTTCATCTTTCCAATTTTCAGAATGTTGGCTGAATGCAGCTTCACTGGTAGTATTCCTGATGAACTGGGCAACCTTTCGGAGCTGACTTTCTTGTAAGGCTTGTCAAAATGAGAATGCTACTAATTTGCTGATTATGGAAGTTCAGCTGTATGTTTCGCTTAGACTATTCAAATTGCCATTTTTACCAGGGCGCTAAATTCCAACAATTTCAGTGGTAATATACCTGCTTCTTTGGGTAAAGTCTCCCACCTCTACTGGTTTGACGTGTCAGATAATCAGTTAACCGGATCGCTACCAGTTTCAACGGGCACCACCCCAGGGTTGGACCTTTTGTTCAATTGTAGTCACTTGTAAGTTGTCTACAATAATTCTGCACCTAGTGTTATGAATATGGATTAAGGATCTTTTCATTCCAGCTCCTAGAGATAAGAGACACAATCTTTATGTTCTTTCCTCATTAATTGTTTTGGACTGTGCTGCATCCGTAACTTCAGCCACTTCAGCAAGAACCAACTGTCTGGCACTGTACCAGATAAATTGTTCAGTTCAAATATGCCTCTGATACATATGTAAGTTGCCAATTTTATCACTTGATATAACTTCCCTAGCTTTCTGCTCTAACTTGCGCAAGCTATTGTTGACAGACTATTTGACGATAACCGATTTAATGGTTCTATACCATCCACATTAGGCCTTGTTCAGACCCTCGAGGCTCTGTGAGTAACTACTCTCCTAATATTTGTTTTGTGCTTTGGGATATTTAATTACCAACCAGCGGCAcctattaaatttatttggacTCACATTGCACAATATGACACAGCCGACTCGATAGGAACTCCTTTTCTGGAAACGTCCCTTCAACTCTCAACAACCTTACAAAACTCAGTGAGCTGTGAGTATAGATTTCTTCATCAATGGTATTCTGGTGGGATCACCAAAATCTCCCCTCATTCTTTTACATTTCCTCCAGGAATTTAGCATATAATGAATTGAGTGGCCCTTTGCCGAACTTAACAGGGATGAGTTTACTCAGTTACATGTGAGTAAGAAATCCTGGTTTTGTCTCTCCCTCATGATATCACGTGGCTAATCCCACTGGCTGGTTGACTGCGCAAAATTGTACCTTTTCAGTGACCTCAGCAAGAACTCTTTTGCGGCTTCGGCAGCTCCAGATTGGTTCTCAACTTTATCATCTCTCACCACTCTGTAAGATTTCTCAATGCAATCGGTACAGTGAAAAGTTGTTTGGCTTCCTGAAACTCGTGAATAACCTAGAATTTATCTCACTATGACCAGAATCATACAATATGGACCACTTCAAGGGGTTGTACCACCAAACCTCTTCAGCCTTCCCCAGCTACAGCAAGTGTAAGGAAAAGATATTTCTAGCTTGTGTCCTCTTTCTTCTaccattttgatgatttttcaaactTCTACAGTGATATGAGTAACAATGCTTTCAACGGAACATTGAACGTGAGTACCAGCATCAATACCCAGTTGCAGATTGTTAATCTGAAAGATAACCAGATTAGTTCGCTGACGACCAGTCCCTACCAGAATGTGTTAATGTGAGACAGTTTATAGGGATTAGACTTCCATTCTGAGATACAGTCGACAGTTTTATGCTAATCGCTTGTCTTTCTGCTTCAGACTAGTGGGAAACCCGGTATGTAATGGGTCTGTTCTCTCAACCACGAGCTACTGCAAAGTTCAGCAGCAGCAAACTTATTCTACCCCAACCAACTGCGGAGGTTCATCATGTCCCTCCAATCAGAGACTTAACCCCGGAAGCTGCACATGTGCAGTTCCGTACGTTGGAACATTGACATTCAAAGCTCCATCGTTCAGCGATTTGTCCAATGCGGCACTGTTTCAATCGTTGGAACTAGACCTGTGGCAGACATTGAACCTTACTAACGGTTCAGTTTTTCTTCAGAATATCGACTTTGATCCAAACAGTGGCTATCTTTTAGTACCTGTGTCTTTCTTTCCATCTAACGGGACGTACTTCAGCAAGTCAGACATTCAGAGGATTGGATTCGATTTGATTAAGCAAAATTTTAAGCCGCCCCCAATTTCGGTACCTATCTCTTCAGCGCACTTGCTTATCCATTCCCAGGTAACTTAATTTCATCCTCTCATATATCAGCTTTGACTATCATTCATATGTGTTTGACATGAAAAACTGACCCAGGTAACAAAGTAAGCATCAGCAAAGGAGCCCTAGCAGGGATTGCCGTTGGCTGTGCAGTCCTGGTTCTTGTACTTGTGGGGTTAGCAATTTACGCTATTCAACAGAAGAAACGAGCACAAAGAGCAATTGAATTGAGCAAACCATTTGGTAATTAGTGCTTGAACTCTTCATCATGTTGCTACTAAAGCACTTTGACGGGATGATTGCTGATATCATAAAAACGATATATAAATAAGACCCAGAATTTTGTTGTCTCACTCACATTGATCCATCCATGTTTAAGCATCCTGGATACCGAGGGGAAGTGATGATGGAGGAGCACCACAGTTGAAGGGGGCGAGGTGGTTCTACTTCGACGAAATCAAGAAGTGCACCAACAGTTTTTCTGAAAGTAATGAGATAGGCTCCGGGGGCTATGGAAAGGTAAAAATCATGCGCAACGCCGATTGTCAATTTATAATATGCTTCAATTTACTGCTTTGTAATTCTTTATCACTGATATGATAGGTCTACAAAGGAATGCTTCCCGATGGCCAAGTGACGGCAATTAAAAGAGCTCAGCAGGGGTCGATGCAGGGCGCGCATGAATTCAAGACAGAAATCGAGCTACTTTCTAGAGTCCATCACAAGAATCTCGTCAGCCTCATCGGCTTCTGTTATGAACAAGGAGAGCAGATGTTGGTCTATGAATATATGCCTAATGGGACAATCAGGGAGAGCTTGTCGGGTACTTCCCCTGGCCTAAATCGCATCGAGCCTCGATAGATTCCATCATATAAAACATTGCATACCATGGTTTATTCTCATCTCGTATGAGGTTTCTTGTGAATGAATCTGCCTATTGTTTAGTAGCAATGGACACTGACTATATTCGACGCAGGGAAAACTGGCATACATCTTGATTGGAAGAGGAGGCTGCAGGTTGCTCTCGGCTCTGCGAAAGGACTGGCATATCTGCATGAGCTCGCGAATCCCCCGATCATTCACAGAGACGTTAAGTCCACAAATATCTTGTTGGATGACAACCTCGTGGCTAAAGTCGCGGACTTCGGCTTGTCCAAAATGGTGGCAGACAGCGAGAAAGGACATGTTTCAACACAAGTCAAGGGCACGCTGGTATGGTATCCTCCCACGCGAATGTCCCATTTAAGGCGACAGAGGCGGGTTATGAGATTTATCCCGAAATATAACCTCTAGTTTTTCATCAAACTCCCAACTGATAATACGTTCCCCATTGTCTTCCCC harbors:
- the LOC104433495 gene encoding LOW QUALITY PROTEIN: probable leucine-rich repeat receptor-like protein kinase At5g49770 (The sequence of the model RefSeq protein was modified relative to this genomic sequence to represent the inferred CDS: inserted 1 base in 1 codon) codes for the protein MRSFDFGKGMRGMRGGGIMASKNLRLLLFLVLFCSWIHLICSTTNANDQTILLALKAQWQNTPSSWGKSNDPCGHLWDGVTCDGNSRVTQLGLSGMDIKGPLPSDIGGLTELTSLDLSLNSGLTGPIPLQLGSLQKLTILMLAECSFTGSIPDELGNLSELTFLALNSNNFSGNIPASLGKVSHLYWFDVSDNQLTGSLPVSTGTTPGLDLLFNCSHFHFSKNQLSGTVPDKLFSSNMPLIHILFDDNRFNGSIPSTLGLVQTLEALRLDRNSFSGNVPSTLNNLTKLSELNLAYNELSGPLPNLTGMSLLSYIDLSKNSFAASAAPDWFSTLSSLTTLIIQYGPLQGVVPPNLFSLPQLQQVDMSNNAFNGTLNVSTSINTQLQIVNLKDNQISSLTTSPYQNVLILVGNPVCNGSVLSTTSYCKVQQQQTYSTPTNCGGSSCPSNQRLNPGSCTCAVPYVGTLTFKAPSFSDLSNAALFQSLELDLWQTLNLTNGSVFLQNIDFDPNSGYLLVPVSFFPSNGTYFSKSDIQRIGFDLIKQNFKPPPXFGTYLFSALAYPFPGNKVSISKGALAGIAVGCAVLVLVLVGLAIYAIQQKKRAQRAIELSKPFASWIPRGSDDGGAPQLKGARWFYFDEIKKCTNSFSESNEIGSGGYGKVYKGMLPDGQVTAIKRAQQGSMQGAHEFKTEIELLSRVHHKNLVSLIGFCYEQGEQMLVYEYMPNGTIRESLSGKTGIHLDWKRRLQVALGSAKGLAYLHELANPPIIHRDVKSTNILLDDNLVAKVADFGLSKMVADSEKGHVSTQVKGTLGYLDPEYYMTQQLTDRSDVYSFGVVMLELITSKPPIEKGKYVVREIRTAMDKNDRDYYGLAQVMDPSLRKAGRLAGFAQFLELAMRCVEESSTNRPRMNEVVKEIETILQMDGTVTGLTSASSSATDFGGPNIGGPRQPLYTDVSLNSKDVGYSNSFDYSGGYAHSAKIEPK